Genomic segment of Neoarius graeffei isolate fNeoGra1 chromosome 7, fNeoGra1.pri, whole genome shotgun sequence:
gtaagcacatatatacacatacatgtacactgtcttgtaaaagtattcatcccccttggtgtttgtcctgttttgttgcattacaagcaggaattaaaatggattttttggagggttggcaccatttggtttacacaacatgcctaccactttaaaggtgcacattgttgttttattgtgacacaaacaataattaagatgaaaaaacagaaatctggagtgtgcataggtattcaccccctttcgtatgaaacccctaaataagagctggtccaaccaattcacttcataagtcacgtaattggttgattaagatccacctgcgtgcaatcaaagtgtcacatgatctctgtataaatcaacctgttctggaaggaccctgactctgcaacactactaagcaaacgacatgaaaaccaaggagcgctccaaacaggtcagagacaaagttgtgaagaagtatagatcagggttgggtcataaaaaatatcccaaactttgaatatcccagggagcaccatgaaatccattatagcaacatggaaagaatatggcaccactacaaacctgacaaaagaaggccgctgaccaaaactcatagactgggcaaggagggcattaatcagagatgcaacaaaaacactaaagataacactgaaggagctgcaaagatccacagtggagatgggagtatctgtccataggaccactttaagccatacactgcacagagtggggctttatggaagagtggctagaaaaaaagtcattgcttaagaaaacacgtttggagtttgcccaacagcatgtggtagactccccaaacacatggaagaagattctctggtcaaatgagactaaaattgatcttttaggccatcatgggaaatgccatgtgtggtgcaaacccaacaccctgacaacaccattcctacagtgaagcatggtggtggcagcatcatgctgtgggaatatttttcatctgcagggacaggactgaaggaaagatggatggcactaaatacagggcaattatggaggaaaacctgtttgagtcagccagaggtttgagactgggatgaaggttcacgttccagcaggacaatgaacttAAACATTacttaaagctacactggagtgatttaaagggaaacatttaaatgtcttggaatggcctaatcaaagcccggacctcaacccaattgagaatctgtggcataacttgaagattgctgtacaccaacacaacccatctaacttgaaggagttggagcagttttgccttgaggaatgggcaaaaattccagtggctagatgtgctaaactaatagagatgaccaagagacttgcagctgtaattgcagcaaaaggtggctctacaaagtattgatgtttGGGgtggttgaatacctatgcacactccagatttctgtttttttgtcttaattattgtttgtgtcacaataaaacaatcatttgcacctttaaagtggtaggcatgttttgttaattaaaaggtgctaaccccccaaaaatccattttaatcccagcttgtaatgtaacaaaacatgacaaacaccGGGGGACGGGGGgcgggaatacttttgcaaggcactgtatgtgtacATATACACATGGAATTTCATTTACATGGTTTTATATTTTAATAATCCTTTTTCTCCATAGTGTCggaattttttttacttaaaaatttttttttaaaagacaaaTCTTTGTCACAATACAAATTAGAGTTTGTGACAATGCTGTGCTGTCAGAGAACTGGACATATCATTCGTTTTCTCTGCAATTGTTTGTCGAGCTCAAGCAGGAGGCCAAGAAAGTTCCTGTTTGGGTAAATCGGTCTCCTCTGGATGACTTGCTGGATGGCAGCACGGAGAGAGAGACGCTGACGTAACATTAAGTAGGACAAGACTAAAGTAGAGGAGCGGCTCACTCCCATAATGCAATGCACGAGCACTTTGCctgtgggtaaaaaaaaaaaaaaaggaagtattAAACAGGCAAacatcaaaagtgtcttgaaaaccATCATCCTAACCGTGGTTTCTATCtacggaattaaaaaaaaagagtaacAAGTTACATCCATAATGTTTATTTACACTCTCTATCACTCAAGTGGTACCCTAGAGCAATATAACTGaacactattaaaaaaaaaaaaacagctgggtTATTTTTACAAACACAGTTGCTGGGTTCATCTTGTTGGTGCAGGTAGTTGGATCATTGTGACCCAAATTGGGTTGATAATGAGAAACTGGGGACGTGAGGAACAGCACACTGCTTCCAGATTCATTTTCTGGAATTTTCCATTGTGTCAATCAAGACAGAGTGGAGAAATACAAGTTTTTGTTCACGGTTACCTTAACTTATTTTGTTGAACCTTTCAAAATTATGTTTCCGTAGAAATGATCAAACTTTTTAAGCATGCAGTTTGGCTTAGCAGCTGGTTTtagcctactactactactactactaataataataataataaatgttgcatttatatagcacctttctcaaactcaaggtcgcttaaaaaaaaaataaaggtccCTACTGACAAAAACTACAAGATTATTACAAGATTAGCTAAGATTATTTGAGGGAAATATATGGCTGAAGTTGTAATTAagatttattgtatttttctaaGAACATATCAAAGATTTGATTAAATAATTATATTtatagtggcacggtggtgtagtggttagcactgtctcctcacagcaagaaggttctgggtttgagccaaacggctgacgggggcctttctgtgtggagtttgcatgttagaagaagaaacctttatttgtcacatgcacacttcaagcacagtgaaattcatcctctgcatttaacccatctgaagcaatgaacacacgcgcacacacccagagcagtgggcagccacaccagagcccctggggagcagtcaggggccaggtacctcgctcaagggcacctcagcccaaggccgccccacgtcaacctaactgcatgtctttggattgtgggggaaaccggagcaaacccacgcagacacggggagaacaagcaaactccacacagaaaggcccttgccggccgctgggttcgaacccggaaccttcttgctgtgaagcgaccgtgctaaccactacaccactgttctccccatgtctgcgtgggtttcctccgggtgctccggtttcccccacagtccaaagacatgcaggttaggctaactggtggctctaaattgaccataggtgtgaatgtgaatggttgtttgtcagccctgcgatgatctggtgacttgtccagggtgtaccctgcctctcgctcatagtcagctgggataggctccagcttgcctgcgaccctgcacaggataagcggttacagataatggatggatggaattatatTTATGGTTAAAATGAAATTTACCTCATTTTGGGGTGTTGCACAACTACTAATGTTACGTCTAGCTAGGTAAAAATGAGCATATTTACCCACAGTTTgggttaaaaaaaacccaccaacaaCACAGTAACAAAGACAaagcatccatctattatctctaCCACTTATCTGGCAGGGTCACAGGGGAGGCTGAAACCAATCCCACTGAAtgaaaccatctcatctcattatctgtagccgctttatcctgttctacagggtcgcaggcaagctggagcctatcccagctgactacgggcgaaaggcggggtacaccctggagaggtCGCCAATGTATGACAGGGCTAACAAAGAgactaacaaccattcacactcacacctctcACACCTATCagcagtagccagttgacctgatctgcatgtctttggactgtgggaggaaaccggagggaatcccacacagacatggggaggacatacagtgccttgcaaaagtatccccccccccggCTTTTTACccattttgttacattacaacctgtaatttaatttttttaaatctgaattttagGTAATGGAGCTGCACAAAATAGTCCAAGTTAGTGAAgtgaaatgagaaaaaatattaaacaaaaaatttttttaataaaaaactgaaaattggcatgtgcatatgtattcaccccctttgctatgaagcccctaaaaagttctggtgcaaccaattaccttcagaagtcacataattagtgaaataaagtccacctgtgtgcaatctaagtgtcacatgatctgtcagtaTATACACACCTTTTTCTGAAAGGCCCCAGAGGCTGCAAAGTAAGGAAGAGGCACCACTAACCAAACAACACCATGAAGACTAAAGGGCTCTCCAAACAAGTCAGGGACAAAGTTGTTGAGAAGTACAAGtcaggattgggttataaaaaatatccaaatctttgatgatcccctggagcaccatcaaatccatcatcatcaaatggaaagaacatggtaccACAACAGATCTGCCAACAGAGAGCCGCCCACCTCAACTCATGGaccggcaaggagggcattaatcagagaggcagcacagagaccaAAGGTAACCCTGAAAGAGCTGCAGAGTTCCACAGCAGAGACTGGAGTATCTGTCAATAGGACCAcaataagccgtacactccacagagctgggctttatggaagagtggccagaaaaaaaaagtcattgcttaaagcatatacgcagaaccatggcttcactttttgtttataaatgccttgagacctcaagaatggcacaggaatagttttaagcgttaacaatgaatctaatatggtaatttttatgattaaagtgatctttataggtagtggtctgagtgaatgaccttgacgtccgtaacgtcacagcaggaagtctattggtctcatcgccatttccgctatattaaaacacagagctgactgcaactccaatcctccattttgagctaatttatcgccatgccacgtagatgtgttgctgcacctgccagcaacatgacagaaggtgtatttacattgcattcatggcccaagaatgttcaaactgcaaagatttggacgcattttgcgagaagttcacaggcacattgagtgcctgaggtggtctctcctctgctctgcacattttactgaagactcgtatgaaacgtctgacctgttgaggagcgttggctataagcccgtattgaaagagggtgcagtatcaacaattaaagaaaaagaaaactacaagaaaaggagtgagctgagggttggtgctaaaacctgggatggaacgggatgcgacatatcgctcgggcagtgagctccccgcagttgttgctaaaaccagtgacgtcccgttccatcccgggttttagtaattgcctgagccgagcagtaatggcggagtactcagtatggataaaatagagaatgagtgcttcagaatgtgattgtctcagttcatctgattatttaattagccttttacgttttatcagtgaaatgcatgcatgtacatgtatgttgcataagttataacacctatcctgttttaatgagattcaacccacaatcagtgaagtcaaatcagtcttagttgagcaagtcggtaacagtatttcttactttcaccataaattttttatttatatgactttggtctatagctgtaaaaggccttggccttaaagccagtttccgctgtgacgtcacgcactcgggcatggctagctcagcagggcagctcaaatgccaactttgcggtcgattttaactctcaaaaatatataattttcaattcccatttatgtagcatacaagagtcaaggatggagatactatccactcagaaatttattgaaaaataaaggttctgcatatctgctttaagaaaacatgtttggagtttgcccaacagcatgtggcagactccccaaacacatggaagaagattctctggtcaaatgagactaaaattgaactttttggccatcataggacATACCATGTGTGgcgtaaacccaacaccctgagaacaccattcctacagtgaagcatggtggtggcagcatcatgctgcggggatatttttcatctgcagggacaggaaagctggtcaggactgaaggaaagatggatggcactaaatacagggcaattctggagggaaacctgtttgagtccggcagaggtttgagactgggacaaaggttcacgttccagcaggacaataaccctaaacatactgctaaagctacactggagtggtttaaagggaaacatttaaatgtcttggaatggcctaatcaaagcccagacctcaatccaattgagaatctgtggtcagacttgaagattgctgttcaccagcggaacccatccaacttgaaggagctgcagaagttttgccttgaggaatgggcaaaaatcccagtggctagatgtggcaaGCTCATAGAAACTTATCCAAaatgacttgcagctataattgccgcaaaaggtggctctacaaagtactgacattaggggggtgaatagttatgcacgttgaagttttctgttattttgtcctatttgttgtttgcttcacaataaaaaaaaattcacatcaaaagttgtaggcatgttctgtaaatgaAACGATGCAAACTCTCAAACAAttaattttaattccaggttgtgaggcaacaaaacctgaaaaatgccggggggtgggggtggaaatacttttgcaaggcactgtacaagttTCACACTGAAAGGGAATGCTGGGTTATCCCATGTTGTATCCAGTGCTGGGTTTGCAAATTGACTCAAACTGGATTATTTTGCACCCAGCAATTTTTTTTCGAGTGAATGTACCTCATAAAGACCACTGTCATACATTTGAGGGTACATTTACAATGTTTGTACCTTCATGACCAAAAATCTACAGCGGGGCCCAAAGGTCTGAGATCGCGAGTGAAAATGCTTCTATTTTGCATTAATTTCTAATTTAATACAATAATTTTCATTTCAAATTATACTACTGACAACAACCCGGgtgaaaagtagaatctttgaGATATGTAGATGAATATTATTTTCATATTACATTAATATTTACATGACGTTCAGAGTTTTAGTATTTGTTATGTCCTGTTTGCTTTAATGGCAGTGTGCACTTGAGCTGGCATGGAATCCATACATCTGTGCAAAAGcttatgatccattttagatcaaatccattgGAATGTCACCTGAACACATGCTTCAGTAGAAGATTTTAGGCATGAAGAAAATCTGATCTTTTAtacaaagcagttaacatggtcaatattatacatttgcttacatttaaatagggACCGAGAAATAGGACAGAATTTTGCATATTAATATTAAAGTTATTGAAACCTTCTGTTAGgttgtacggtggtgtagtggttagtgctgtcacctcacagcaagaaggtccgggttcgagccccgtggccggcgagggcctttctgtgtggagtttgcatgttctccccgtgtccgcgtgggtttcctccgggtgctccggtttcccccacagtccaaagacatgcaggttaggttaactggtgactctaaattgaccgtaggtgtgaatgtgagtgtgaatggttgtctgtgtctatgtgtcagccctgtgatgacctggcgacttgtccagggtgtaccccgcctttcgcctgtagtcagctgggataggctccagcttgcctgcgaccctgtagaacaggataaagcggctacagatgagatgagaaaccttCTGTTTATTTCCAATATGGGGGAAAAATAGATTTTCAATGCGTTCTCAAACTTCTGGACcaaactgtatatacacacacaagacaTGTACAATCTATTTTAGACAACTCAATAATAAATCACCTAAGACACAAGTTGTACTTTCTGGTGCTTATGAAAACAGTGATTTGATTTTCTTAAGCTAAAAATTTCCACTGTGGAAAGACTGCATACCGTTTTTCTTCTTGAAGGCTTTGTGAATAAAGTCAGATGCTGGCCGGAAGTGAACGCTGATGTCAAACTTGCTAGAGTCTTCTGCTGGTATACCGTAATAAACAAAGTCGCTCCCATAATAACTCTCTTCTCCTATACTGCCCTGTCTGGCATGAGCTGCATTCAGGATGTGGGTGATGCCCATTTTCTTTAATGCACTTCTGTTTTGAGCAAATGCCCTGGAGAAAGATCAAAACAGGTTACATTTAGTGTCAGATCCACCCAACATGTCACACATCACAACTGtgtataatatagatatttaggcgcTGCCTAAAATCCGAGtgtctgatgagtgtatgagcaaaatgtttgcaagggcacaaaatcaacctcattttctcatctcattatctctagccgctttatcctgttctacagggtcgcaggcaagctggagcctatcccagctgactacgggcgaaaggcggggcacaccctggacaagtcgccaggtcatcacagggctgaagagaaaaataatattataatatatgaaccatcaaattgtgtagtgtattttgcatcaataaattgctgcattgttttGTGATAGTGAGACCAACaatgagatacacatcgcagttacgaatttacagatttattcctttctttgacaccgcatgccatgtgccagaaacaacaccatgacatttattatggtgtgactctgctgggtgcctggtggacagcagtgaaccagtgctttctctttacatcattactatagagTTATGATCCAATATTATTGGACATAGGAACTAATCGATATTGATTCGCAGTAGATTTAGATGCTAataattgctattgaactatacaataattatgtttacattaatgtgcagagtaagaaatcattcaggttaaaaaaaaaagtatacaatgcaaagatatgtTGTCCACTATGAAAAAACAGTAGGATAAAACCGGGGGGGACCTCCCTGAAAACATCCTCCTCGACTGAATGCAGTGTATGAGCTCCGAGGATTCAAGCTGCAGTCTTGATATTTCAAACTTGATGTCAGACTGTTGTCTGGTTACAAccgtcaattgtccaacaagctagggaactaataaaactgttttaagtaGTTTTATataaaactgtcatgaatattttctgtaaaatgtgttagtaaataatcccacaaaagcaaattaaaaataagtgccggataaaaacccatctttatgtaaataaagatacaaatttcattgtccggtggtcaagtgtttatgaactacagtgccttgcagttatgatcgggttccctgttgTGGTACACATTCGTCGTTCGTACGTACGTACGCATGTACAGACATCGAACGGTTGCAAAAGCCatgaaaaatcaggtcgatgcatataTACCATATGCATTACCATTATCAGCTTCACTCTATGTGCTCCATGTGTGGGGAGCTCCACTATAAAACCTACtttagttcagttcagttcaacttttgtcacatacacaatgtCAAGACAATGGCAGAGAAATATTGTCCCACTGTGCTTCCCCATTTGTGCAAAAATAGCCTGTACATACATAGTGCAAAAAAAAGTGTACCAGGAGTAGTAAAGCAGAGGTAAGACATAATATAATAGACTATGAATGCAACATAAGCATGTactataaacatccatccattatccataaccgcttatcctgtagagggtctcaggcaagctggagcctcatctcatctcatctcatctcattatctctagctgctttatcctgttctacagggtcacaggcaagctggagcctatcccagctgactacgggcgaaaggcggggtacaccctggacaagtcgccaggtcatcacagggctgacacatagacacagacaaccattcacactcacattcacacctac
This window contains:
- the zgc:153981 gene encoding dual specificity protein phosphatase family protein; its protein translation is MTSQKPKDGLAEIRALEKILDSSKLELTTVDEVWPNLYIGNVAFAQNRSALKKMGITHILNAAHARQGSIGEESYYGSDFVYYGIPAEDSSKFDISVHFRPASDFIHKAFKKKNGKVLVHCIMGVSRSSTLVLSYLMLRQRLSLRAAIQQVIQRRPIYPNRNFLGLLLELDKQLQRKRMICPVL